From one Gossypium hirsutum isolate 1008001.06 chromosome D08, Gossypium_hirsutum_v2.1, whole genome shotgun sequence genomic stretch:
- the LOC107907305 gene encoding uncharacterized protein: MSLSTFRKLGIGHMKPTAVKLQLVDRSSAQPEGKIKDILVRVNKFIFPVDFIILDCEANMEVHITDKHVAIRIFESIQGKDKEECHTVNVLDDLIEAKFNDQHIILSMEFAVTSNDEFEMIVTAWLKLIILNLGMDGRSNP; the protein is encoded by the coding sequence ATGTCGTTATCAACTTTtagaaagttgggaattggtcacatgaaaccTACTGCAGTGAAATTGCAACTAGTTGATCGATCTTCGGCTCAACCTGAAGGGAAAATTAAAGATATCTTAGTTCGTGtgaataaattcatttttccagttgattttatcatacttgactgcgaGGCAAACATGGAGGTTCACATTACTGATAAGCACGTTGCCATTAGAATTTTCGAATCTATTCAAGGCAAGGACAAAGAAGAATGCCATACTGTTAATGTGCTGGATGATCTAATTGAGGCAAAATTCAATGACCAACACATAATACTTTCTATGGAGTTTGCAGTGACATctaatgatgaatttgaaatgattgTGACCgcatggttgaagctaataatattaaacttaggTATGGATGGCAGATCAAATCCTTAG